In Oceanibaculum nanhaiense, the following proteins share a genomic window:
- a CDS encoding hydantoinase/oxoprolinase family protein: MPDSTSPSAPQSVSAAGPKGAPKGALVGIDVGGTFTDLILIDPEKGLRIAKVPTTVQNQAFGVMAALEKAGADLASLASIVHGTTTTTNALLERKIAKCGLITTKGFRDVLELGRRTRPKPYGLIGSFEPLIARENRLEVAERMDAQGHVLTKLDEDGVRAAAKALLDQGVEAVVVHFLHAYANPAHERRAAEILREIWPNPYITVGSDILSEFREYERGTTASVNAAIQPVLDRYIRRLTDELAAQGYGRDLLVMQGNGGTVSARIVAEAAVNTVMSGPASGVMAAAYTARGAGHPNLITYDMGGTSSDVGLILNGVPAVSAELELEYAIPIHVPMVDVHTIGAGGGSLARIDEAGLLQVGPESAGANPGPICYGRGGTRPTITDANLALGRLNPKGLLAVDSPVSIEDVKGAIASHVGAPLGLDNDAAAAAILAIGNMKMANAIRMVSLARGHDPRDFALFAFGGAGPLHAVALARELAIPTVLIPARPGITNALGCVVADLRHDYVNTVNAPLEAVDMAQVQALLEEQVAAGREIIAREGTEVEEITVLHDADMQFQGQTHILTIQVPGPDVSREYLAEAFAKAYWERFEVELPEIRPVLVNLHTAVIGRRPAVPLTALVELERQEKTVEAAIEDRRAVWFAEGGWQDTPIYRRAGLPLGGDFAGPAIVEQLDTTIVIEPGCTVRVDDFGNLLVTVPPA, from the coding sequence ATGCCCGATTCCACGTCCCCGTCCGCACCTCAATCTGTATCAGCCGCCGGCCCGAAAGGCGCCCCGAAAGGCGCACTGGTCGGCATCGATGTCGGCGGCACCTTCACCGACCTGATCCTGATCGATCCGGAGAAGGGCCTGCGCATCGCCAAGGTGCCGACCACGGTGCAGAACCAGGCTTTCGGCGTGATGGCGGCGCTGGAGAAGGCCGGGGCCGATCTCGCCAGCCTCGCCTCGATCGTGCATGGCACGACGACGACGACCAACGCGCTGCTGGAACGCAAGATCGCCAAATGCGGGCTGATCACCACCAAGGGCTTCCGCGACGTGCTGGAGCTGGGCCGCCGCACACGGCCGAAGCCCTATGGCCTCATCGGCAGTTTCGAGCCGCTGATCGCGCGCGAGAACCGCCTCGAAGTGGCGGAACGCATGGATGCGCAAGGCCATGTGCTGACGAAGCTGGACGAGGATGGCGTGCGCGCCGCCGCAAAGGCGCTGCTCGACCAGGGTGTCGAGGCGGTGGTGGTGCATTTCCTGCACGCCTACGCCAACCCGGCGCATGAGCGCCGCGCGGCGGAGATTTTGCGCGAGATCTGGCCGAATCCCTACATTACCGTCGGCAGCGATATCCTGTCCGAGTTCCGCGAGTATGAGCGCGGCACCACCGCCTCGGTGAACGCCGCCATCCAGCCGGTGCTGGACCGCTATATCCGCCGGCTGACCGACGAGCTGGCGGCGCAGGGCTATGGCCGCGACCTGCTGGTCATGCAGGGCAATGGCGGCACCGTCTCGGCCCGTATCGTGGCGGAGGCGGCGGTAAACACGGTGATGTCCGGCCCTGCCTCCGGCGTCATGGCGGCGGCCTATACGGCGCGGGGGGCGGGCCATCCCAACCTCATCACCTACGATATGGGCGGCACCAGCTCCGATGTCGGGCTGATCCTGAACGGCGTGCCGGCGGTCAGCGCCGAGCTGGAGCTGGAATACGCCATCCCGATCCATGTGCCGATGGTCGATGTCCATACCATCGGCGCCGGCGGCGGCTCGCTGGCCCGCATCGACGAGGCCGGCCTGCTGCAGGTCGGGCCAGAGAGTGCCGGCGCCAATCCGGGGCCGATCTGCTATGGCCGGGGCGGCACGCGGCCAACCATCACCGACGCCAATCTGGCGCTGGGGCGGCTGAATCCGAAAGGGCTGCTGGCGGTCGATTCGCCGGTCTCCATCGAGGATGTGAAAGGCGCCATCGCCAGCCATGTCGGCGCGCCGCTGGGGCTGGATAATGACGCGGCGGCGGCGGCCATCCTGGCCATCGGAAATATGAAGATGGCCAATGCCATCCGCATGGTCTCGCTGGCGCGCGGGCACGATCCGCGCGATTTCGCGCTGTTCGCCTTCGGCGGGGCCGGGCCGCTGCACGCGGTGGCGCTGGCGCGCGAGCTGGCGATCCCGACCGTGCTGATCCCGGCGCGGCCCGGCATCACCAACGCGCTGGGCTGCGTGGTGGCCGATCTGCGCCATGATTACGTGAACACGGTGAACGCGCCGCTGGAAGCGGTCGATATGGCGCAGGTGCAGGCGCTCCTGGAGGAGCAGGTGGCGGCGGGGCGCGAGATCATCGCCCGCGAGGGCACCGAGGTCGAAGAAATCACCGTGCTGCACGATGCCGATATGCAGTTCCAGGGCCAGACCCATATCCTGACGATCCAGGTGCCGGGCCCCGATGTCAGCCGGGAATATCTGGCCGAGGCATTCGCCAAGGCGTACTGGGAGCGCTTCGAGGTCGAGCTGCCGGAAATCCGCCCGGTGCTGGTCAATCTGCACACCGCCGTCATCGGCCGCCGCCCGGCGGTGCCGCTGACCGCGCTGGTCGAGCTGGAGCGGCAGGAGAAGACGGTCGAGGCCGCCATCGAGGACCGGCGCGCCGTCTGGTTCGCCGAGGGCGGCTGGCAGGACACGCCGATCTATCGCCGCGCCGGCCTGCCGCTGGGCGGTGACTTCGCCGGCCCGGCCATCGTCGAGCAGCTGGACACCACCATCGTCATCGAGCCGGGCTGCACCGTGCGGGTGGATGATTTCGGCAATCTGCTGGTCACGGTGCCGCCCGCATGA
- a CDS encoding hydantoinase B/oxoprolinase family protein: MSTQIATPTPAAEAVALDPVTLTVLQAGLQQVCNEMDLAFQRAAFSPVISETLDRSDGIYRRETGELIAQGDTGLPVFVGTMQFSTQAVIARARNPQPGDVYIVNDPYMGGTHLMDVKFVRPFFYKGQLWAWLANTGHWPDFGGMVPGGFSAKATEVEQEGLRLPPVKLFKQGVIDEEILSIIFSNIRIADQRIGDVKAQAAALMVGDRRLTALLDRYGADVVDAAIVELKSRAEQQMRAKIATIPDGTYEGTAYVDSDGVVDEPLKIAMSVRKAGTDLYFDMAGSSPPCQGPMNSVLATTKSSIYLAMKHIFPDVPINAGTFAPLNITDPDGTFLYAKYPRPVSGCAAEVSQRIAEAVFDAIAQAIPDQLFGAPAGTSGNFALGGHDPATGLNYVLYLISGGGYGGSLEIDGLSNGCSTIGISKTTPLEVVEQRYPILFEEYSLAEGSGGAGTHRGGFGINYKVRIARGQARASFVMDHGRTGPNGAQGGEEGGRNSVRIRYRDGRVYDPPHLSKDQDIRISEGDSVEVTTPGGGGYGSPMQRDPEDVAHDVQRGYYTSAEAERRFAVALTSAGAVDETGTAALRAAK, translated from the coding sequence ATGAGCACGCAAATCGCGACACCGACACCGGCGGCGGAGGCCGTTGCCCTCGATCCGGTCACGCTGACCGTCCTGCAGGCCGGGTTGCAGCAGGTCTGCAACGAGATGGATCTGGCGTTCCAGCGCGCCGCCTTCTCGCCGGTTATCTCGGAGACGCTGGACCGCTCCGACGGCATCTACCGGCGCGAGACCGGCGAGCTGATCGCCCAGGGCGATACCGGCCTGCCGGTCTTCGTCGGCACCATGCAGTTCTCGACCCAGGCGGTCATCGCGCGCGCCCGCAACCCGCAGCCGGGCGACGTCTATATCGTCAACGACCCCTATATGGGCGGCACGCATCTGATGGATGTGAAGTTCGTGCGCCCCTTCTTCTACAAGGGGCAGCTCTGGGCCTGGCTGGCCAATACCGGGCACTGGCCGGATTTCGGCGGCATGGTGCCGGGCGGCTTCTCCGCCAAGGCGACCGAGGTCGAGCAGGAAGGCCTGCGCCTGCCGCCGGTGAAGCTGTTCAAGCAGGGCGTGATCGACGAGGAAATTCTCTCCATCATCTTCTCCAACATCCGCATCGCCGACCAGCGTATCGGCGATGTGAAGGCGCAGGCCGCCGCCCTGATGGTCGGTGACCGCCGGCTGACCGCGCTGCTCGACCGCTATGGCGCCGATGTGGTGGATGCCGCCATCGTCGAGCTGAAATCCCGCGCCGAACAGCAGATGCGCGCGAAGATCGCCACCATCCCGGACGGCACCTATGAAGGCACCGCCTATGTCGATTCGGATGGCGTGGTGGACGAGCCGCTGAAGATCGCCATGTCGGTGCGGAAAGCAGGCACCGACCTGTATTTCGACATGGCGGGCTCCTCGCCGCCCTGCCAGGGACCGATGAACAGCGTGCTGGCGACGACCAAATCCTCGATCTACCTGGCGATGAAGCACATCTTCCCGGATGTGCCGATCAATGCCGGCACTTTCGCGCCGCTGAACATCACCGATCCCGACGGCACCTTCCTCTACGCCAAATATCCGCGGCCGGTCTCCGGCTGTGCTGCCGAGGTCTCGCAGCGCATCGCCGAGGCCGTGTTCGACGCCATCGCCCAGGCAATCCCCGACCAGCTGTTCGGCGCGCCAGCCGGCACCAGCGGCAATTTCGCACTCGGCGGCCATGACCCGGCGACGGGCCTGAATTACGTGCTCTATCTGATTTCCGGCGGCGGCTATGGCGGCAGCCTGGAAATCGACGGGCTGTCCAACGGCTGCTCGACCATCGGCATCTCCAAGACCACGCCGCTGGAGGTGGTGGAACAGCGCTACCCGATCCTGTTCGAGGAATATTCGCTGGCCGAGGGCTCCGGCGGGGCCGGCACGCATCGCGGCGGCTTCGGCATCAACTACAAGGTCCGCATCGCGCGCGGCCAGGCGCGCGCCAGCTTCGTCATGGATCATGGCCGCACCGGCCCGAACGGCGCGCAGGGCGGCGAGGAGGGCGGGCGCAACAGCGTGCGCATCCGCTACCGCGACGGGCGGGTCTATGACCCGCCGCATCTCAGCAAGGACCAGGATATCCGGATATCCGAGGGCGACAGTGTCGAGGTCACGACGCCGGGCGGCGGCGGCTATGGCAGCCCGATGCAGCGCGATCCGGAGGATGTCGCGCATGATGTCCAGCGCGGCTATTACACCAGCGCCGAGGCCGAACGCCGCTTCGCCGTGGCGCTCACATCCGCCGGCGCGGTGGACGAGACCGGCACGGCGGCACTGCGCGCGGCGAAGTAG
- a CDS encoding RNA methyltransferase, with amino-acid sequence MTTASPAPGPVIILVRPQLGENIGMAARAMLNGGLTEMRLVRPRDGWPNEAAWAAASGADRVLDDAKLYDSVGAAIADLNHVYATTARSRAQAKPIVTARQAGTELRDLIADNRRCGVLFGPERAGLENDEVAAADTVLTVPLNPDFTSLNLAQAVLLLAYEWYQAGDDTPGRYLAGGADMPAPKAEFENFMDRLVAHLERGGFMTEPHLRHTVTRNLRNVFQRAAPTEQELRTLHGAVKALTKAGTPE; translated from the coding sequence ATGACTACCGCCTCTCCCGCCCCTGGCCCCGTCATCATTCTGGTGCGCCCGCAGCTGGGCGAGAATATCGGCATGGCGGCGCGCGCCATGCTGAATGGCGGGCTGACCGAAATGCGGCTGGTGCGCCCGCGCGACGGCTGGCCGAACGAGGCCGCCTGGGCCGCAGCCTCCGGCGCCGACCGGGTGCTCGACGATGCCAAACTCTATGACAGCGTCGGCGCGGCGATTGCCGATCTGAACCATGTCTATGCCACCACCGCGCGCAGCCGGGCGCAGGCCAAGCCCATCGTCACCGCCCGGCAGGCCGGAACCGAACTGCGCGACCTGATCGCGGATAACAGGCGTTGCGGCGTGCTGTTCGGGCCGGAGCGCGCCGGGCTGGAGAATGACGAGGTCGCCGCCGCCGACACCGTGCTGACCGTGCCGCTGAACCCCGACTTCACCTCGCTGAATCTGGCGCAGGCGGTGCTGCTGCTGGCCTATGAATGGTATCAGGCCGGCGACGACACGCCGGGCCGCTATCTGGCCGGCGGCGCCGATATGCCCGCCCCGAAGGCGGAGTTCGAGAATTTCATGGACCGGCTGGTCGCCCATCTGGAACGCGGCGGCTTCATGACCGAACCGCATCTGCGCCATACGGTGACGCGCAATTTGCGCAATGTGTTCCAGCGCGCCGCCCCCACCGAGCAGGAGCTGCGCACGCTGCACGGCGCGGTGAAGGCGCTGACCAAGGCGGGAACGCCGGAGTAG